AGAACTTAGCTAAGGCAAAGCAAAGTTCAGCATATAAAAAGCATTCATACCtttaaaaggagaaagagaggaaaattGCAACATATATGTTCTTGCCACAAAACTATGAGCATATATTGCCGAGGGATCAGAGTCTCTAAATTCACTTAATCTTTAATGGAGCTCTCTATACTgccattttcatttcaattttctgGTGAGGATCATAGCCTATGAGTTCAAAATCAGCCGCCACAAAAGAATCGATGTCTTTCTTCTCAGAATTGATCTTCAAAATCTGCATGAAGTAGGTAACAGAACGTAATAAAATAGCATAGATAATGGAAGAAAACATGTAGCAAAATAATTTGAGATGAATTAGCACAAGTTCTGCTATTATACTTACAGGGAAAGGCTTTGGCAGTTTATGAAGCTGCTCCTGCAGAGGCCTGATATGAGTATGATAAACATGAGCATCACCAATCACATGAATGAAATCGCCTGGAACGAGATCTGCACATGACATGAGTAAAGACATACAGATTCTGAAGACAAGCAATTGCAATGCTAGAGAGATTAAAACTATTATAAGAATAATCTATTTTTCTAGAGCAGACCGGTATAATGGTAAAAGTCTAGTGCTTGAAACCACAAAATTTCCCATCCTGATAACAGCAACTATGcgcaaacccccccccccccccccccccctcccaaaaaaaaaacacaaaatatccCCCTTTAATGTGACTATAACTGAGTCCTTCAGATCTTTCCATCAAGGTATGCAAGTTCGCTAATATCATTGttataaaaaatctctttcatcaatttgaatttgCAAAGGTCCAAAAAGTGGTGTCCTTAACAGTGAACAATAATATGCCACCAGATCCATCAGCAGAGGTCTCCTTTTGTCCATTAAATCATCAGTTCACTGAACGTTTCCATGTGTTATCAACCAAACTAACAATTTAAAGACCAGTAAATCAAATGTCATGGGTCTATTGACTTTTGTGGGTGTCAGTTCACTCATATCACCCTTTCAAATGCCTGAACATGCACATCTAGAACATTAAACACCCTAGCAATTCAACGAGCATGATTTGTAAATTAACGGTATGATTGCAAAGACATACCACAGACATGAGCAATGATGTGTGTCAAGAGAGCATAAGATGCAATGCTGAAGGGCACACCAAGGCCCATGTCAGCAGAACGCTGGTACATTTGGCATGACAATTCTCCATTGGCTACatagaactgaaaaataaaatatctggATTAATTGTCAATAAAGGAAATGATTTAGAAAGTAGAAACACAACATTAATGCAAACCTGAACAAACATATGGCAAGGTGGAAGCACCATCAATTTGAGATCAGTAGGATTCCAAGCTGAGAGTACAATCCCACGATCATTTGGATTATTCCTGATCTTGTCAATAACATCTAACAATTGATCGAATCCTTGGCCAGTGTAGTCGGCATGCATATCAGTATACCTAAAAAACGTGTAGCATGTATGCAACACAATTAGCCTGATACTCTTTCTTGTATGATCCACAGCTAAAAAGGAAATTCCACGAACCTAGCACCAAAGTGTCTCCACTGGAACCCATAGAAAGGTCCCAAGTCACCCTCCTCTCTGTCCTTTAACCCAACACTgctattacaattaaaaatatcatttaaaaactgCATATATGAGCAgtggttaaaatataaaaataaagagaaataaagGAAACTAAAAGCTAATATGTGCCTGTCAAGATAATCTCTGGATGCATTGCCATCCCATATGTGAATACCCTTTTCCTGAAGGACCTGCTCATGGTAGCAACATTTAGAAATGGGTTTCATACAGCTATATTCTGTCATCTACAACTAACATTAGAGGAAGTCTTCAAGGACTATTATAGAGACTTCATGCAAATACAGTGACTTTCATATGATACACAACAGTATTTGACGGTCAGCTGGACGCTGTAGCAGAAACAAATAATACATGCTAAATAGCAAATCTTGCAACCCTGAGATTCCTACATGCAGctaaataatcataaatatcaTACTCTAAAGCAAGATGGGAAGAATAATGTATCAGTCACTTTGCAGCGCCAATCACATGGTAAAGTTTCTAAAACAACTGGTGACCAATAAAAACTGATACCTCCCATCCAATCCCATCAAAACATAGAAGACTGATAGgaagaaatggaaaataaagCATACAACTAAGATATGATTACCTTGGCATTTGTTGAACCACTGATGAACCACAAGAGCTCTTCAACAACACCTCGCCAAAATactttctaaaaacaaattgaaacagTTTGTGTCAACTAATAAATGCAATAAATAAatggttctttttctttttaaggtgACCTCATGGTGAAGCATGAGTGAATCCAGATtagtgagaaagaaagaaggaaatggaTACATAAGAACTAATTTGGTTACAGAAATAATAACATGTACTAATGAAAATAAGCGTGCCTTTGTTGTAAGAAACGGAAAAGTTTTGCGCAGATTGAACCGCATCTGTGGATCAAATGGAATAAATTGATCGATTAGCAAtcataattaactaaaaaaattgtaattgcaTGGACTCATACTTTAAGAAGCAAAGACGGAAATGTAAGCAATCAAGGGTTGATGTTACCTGGCAACCAAATTTTGATAAAGTACCAGTTCCTGCCCTGCCATCCTTCAAATTGCCATCAGTGATGATGTCTTGAACCAGTCTGAGATACAAATACTCCTCGTGTCTCTCAAAAACCATCTTGGGAAGGAACGAGAACTTTTTTACCTCAAACTTACTGTTTTCTGAATTACCATCAGAGCTCACACCATTATTTTGACTATGGGACTCGATTGCAGAACTCCTCACTCGAACATAAGTTGTAAAGCAATATCGTATGTCATTTTCCATCTTGGGAAAAGAAGAGCACCAAGGCTGAAATACAGAGGTATCAATTGCAGGGATAAAAGTATCACAGTCAAAATCCGTCTCAATTTCTGTAATGTGGATAGCATCACATCCAGGCGCATTCAAAGATTCCCTGCATTAAAACATGatcaatacaagaaaaaatcatccataaactAATCCAACTTTTCAGAGCACAAACCTTAATATCTGACCACCTCCAATAACAAACACTTTCTCGATCGACAGAAAATAAGGAGACGCAGCCAACAACTCCAAGGCTGAACCCATGCTTCCACAAATCACAACATTCTCAGCAGTAGCAATATCAAAACTTCCAGAACGAGTCAAAACAACATTAAGCCGACCAGGAAAAGGCCTATGCTCAAGCGGAATACTTTCCCAGGTCTTCCTTCCCATTATAACCGCATTCTTCTTCCCAAGATCCGACGTGGTTAAGGTCACATCCTTAAAAAACTTAACATCCGAAGGCAATTTCCATGGTTGCTTCCCATCTTTCCCGATACCCATGTCCTTAGTGGCAGCCACGACCACTTGGTAAGTCCTTCGAGGATCAGGCTGCTGCGTATTCGCATTTCCATTGGAAAGGTTTGCCATAGAATCCCCAAACATGGTCGAATAAAAATCACACGAAAATCTCAAAAAAGAACGCCTCTTAACCTGCACTGCACGCTCAACTTTTTTTGGTTGAGCTGTAAACCCTGAAACTGGCAAATAACACGTTCACTTCAATAcatccaaattaattaattcaataaataatcCCTAGATGATAAAGGAATTTAATAGATAATCCgtaaataatatattacaaaTCAAAATCACTAACAGTAAACTTCACAATTTTTACCTAAACAGTTAAAATTTGGAAATCtataacaaaaaccaaaaatattaagTCTGAAATGctatacttaaaaaacaaataatacgaCCTCTTCGATCtatcaaaaacaattaatgatcCAGAAACATACACTGGAAGGTAAAATAAAGAACAGTAAATTTCACAGTTTTTACGCATATTACCAGTTAATAAAATTCACTAGAAATCTAAAACAATATGTCAATTTTGGGTACAAtttcttgtgcttaatttttatgaaatagaaTAGGAGTGGTGAGATTTCAACTCATGACCGCCTAGTTACAAAACTCTGATAACatgttaaaaggaaaaaattgcaTGTCAAAAAAACCATATCAGCTTAAAAACTTGAAgcctaaaatatgatttatataattctatatcaaaataaactaaactaaactaactaaaacaagacaaaataaaatccataacgCTAAcaacagattaaaaaaataataaaaaatagttaaaattacaggggaattgaaaaaagaagagagaacagagaaaCGTGCAATATACGCAGATAAGATAGAATGCAACATTTTGAGTAAGTGAGTAGCTGATCTCAGAGTGAATCAGAGAAGCCTTGATAGCTTGAAACCCTAACTTTCTTTCACTTCTCAGTAACAGAATAGCAAAAACATTGAGAAAATCAGGGATTTGGTGAGAATGAGAGTGGCTTTTGTTGGTGTTAGAGTGAAGATGAGTGAAACAGATggcgagagagagaggatgCGGGTGAAACAAGGAGCTAAAAAAACCGCTTGCTTCTAGCTTTTGATTtctctgctctctctctctctctctctgtttctcttTCGTTTTCAATGGGGggagggagaaaaaagaaagaaaatccaaaagcaCGGTAGACGCGGGGTACCGCCaaagtgaaagaaaatataagcGCGCGCGTGCGTGGGCATCTGTCGAtgtaatttctgttttttcttttttcttttctttttctgttaaGAGTGGAACGAAATGGGCTCCATTCCTCTTATATTTACATAGCAATTTTTTGGGATAAGTACATAGGTGTCCCTTATTTATTACGGTTTGAGCATTTATACCCCTCGTCGATTGATTGAATTAGTTTTCAATGTGATTCTTCCGTCTAAAATAGTTAACAGATCCGTTAAAATTATCATTGTAATTTTCACGTTCACTGTTTAAAATAACTCGAGAAAATTTATACGTTCTGTtactttatgttattttattgataataaatttctCTTTAATGAGGGTTTAAATAGCCCGTTCCTTCTGTTACTTTATTTGTTTCAGAATACTGCATCGCGGTAAAATGAGAATGAAAAGAGAGAGTACAAAAGACCTAATTTATGGGCCGTGAAGCTAGGTTGCTACTTTTGCTATGCCTGAAATGGCAGGAAATTCATAAAGGAAGTAATTACGTAATGACACTTGTCAATGCCACATTGTACCATTCTCAAATGAATTCTGACCTTACACTTGCCAATAATCCACGAGGGTTGTCACTTGTCAATAGCTTTTTTTGATAAACTCCATAATCATGGATCAAATACAAGGTGTTCCTTCAACGTTACGGGTGGAAGGTGAAATCTCAGCCGTTGACGTCAGTATCGTGAGATTTGTGGTATGTGATGTATGTTGTGATTTTCGAGAATCTTTCCGGACGCAAATCTATCCTTGCTATATCAGGAAATGTTGAGAATGTTTGCGTAGTGGGATGCAATAGTTGATTGGAACGTGTACCACAGCTATTGATctaaaaagaggagaaaaatcaattgatcctcgtaatatttttcttgtcctcgaattttattttgttaagaaCCCATCCACAGGCAACGAAGAAATTCTCTAAAATAATAGATTCTGGGATGCGAAATGCATTCACGATTTCGAAAATGGtaatatcaatttcaatttctcaaaaaaataaattaaacaagtttATCTACTCAACCTGTGACTCGATTCTTATATCGAGTTGGTCTCGGGTCGGATTTATACTATCCTTACAAAGTTAACATGATCTGAAAGTATGGATACAAGATTCATAGATCTGAGCTCAAAACAGGGGGCCATGGCATTGTCAGGATCATAATCCAGAGATGCATGTTGCAACTAGCACTAGCTTGCTCGGAGTCGATGTTAGTTTCTGTTACGAGTGGATGGTTGTTCAGTGGCTGTCAAGGTCATGCACAGAGAAGCCAGGACCACTAGGAAAGTGCTTTCTCTTGGccatcttttctttccttctcattGGGCTAAATTATTCGTTTTCACGAGTAAGGGGAGAAAAGTGGGTGTGGTGAAGACAATTCACGCGGGGAAGTTGATATGTTTAGTGAAGTGATTGATGGATTAAGCAtctaatcaattcaattgaTTAAGCATCAAATTAACTTTCCCTCGCATTGAAGAAAGTAAGCATATTTGCTCCCTGTCTATTTACTGGCGAGAATTTCTTCCCCGTGGCCTTGGGGCGGGGCCATGGCAATGGCACCCCGaaagtctcttttttttaatttaaagtttgacCCTTACATTTAAAGATGATCTCCTGGTAAGCAGTTATTTGGTtccttcaaaaataatttatatttcccTGTGATCCTTCCATGCTTTAGCATATTTTCAGGTCTATCCTTGTACTTTTATATGACCCCCCTTCGGTGGGCCTTTTTCCCTAGGAACCGCCATTCACAACACTCCAGCTCTCCTTGAAGGGAAATAACAAAGGATAGCAAAAACATACAGTGACCACAGAGGGAGTTACATTCGAGCCTTTGTCGTTGGAAACATTCAAATAAAGGCATCCACTCCTCTTTTCTATACTCTATAGGcaaacaaaaatagataaaaacattttaaaaatattaactcgaattaacttgaattaatctaatatatatatatatatatatatatttattaaataacaaaCTATAAGCCTAAATATAAATTCAGTGTTTTTACAACCTCCAGTCCATTCATGTCTATTACAGGCCTAATAACTTCAAAGAAAAGCTACATCCCCATAACGTCTATTAGCCCACTCGtgtctatttatatataaacagcATTAACTTC
This region of Populus trichocarpa isolate Nisqually-1 chromosome 9, P.trichocarpa_v4.1, whole genome shotgun sequence genomic DNA includes:
- the LOC7456362 gene encoding bifunctional dihydrofolate reductase-thymidylate synthase 1 isoform X1, which translates into the protein MFGDSMANLSNGNANTQQPDPRRTYQVVVAATKDMGIGKDGKQPWKLPSDVKFFKDVTLTTSDLGKKNAVIMGRKTWESIPLEHRPFPGRLNVVLTRSGSFDIATAENVVICGSMGSALELLAASPYFLSIEKVFVIGGGQILRESLNAPGCDAIHITEIETDFDCDTFIPAIDTSVFQPWCSSFPKMENDIRYCFTTYVRVRSSAIESHSQNNGVSSDGNSENSKFEVKKFSFLPKMVFERHEEYLYLRLVQDIITDGNLKDGRAGTGTLSKFGCQMRFNLRKTFPFLTTKKVFWRGVVEELLWFISGSTNAKVLQEKGIHIWDGNASRDYLDSSVGLKDREEGDLGPFYGFQWRHFGARYTDMHADYTGQGFDQLLDVIDKIRNNPNDRGIVLSAWNPTDLKLMVLPPCHMFVQFYVANGELSCQMYQRSADMGLGVPFSIASYALLTHIIAHVCDLVPGDFIHVIGDAHVYHTHIRPLQEQLHKLPKPFPILKINSEKKDIDSFVAADFELIGYDPHQKIEMKMAV
- the LOC7456362 gene encoding bifunctional dihydrofolate reductase-thymidylate synthase 1 isoform X2 — protein: MFGDSMANLSNGNANTQQPDPRRTYQVVVAATKDMGIGKDGKQPWKLPSDVKFFKDVTLTTSDLGKKNAVIMGRKTWESIPLEHRPFPGRLNVVLTRSGSFDIATAENVVICGSMGSALELLAASPYFLSIEKVFVIGGGQILRESLNAPGCDAIHITEIETDFDCDTFIPAIDTSVFQPWCSSFPKMENDIRYCFTTYVRVRSSAIESHSQNNGVSSDGNSENSKFEVKKFSFLPKMVFERHEEYLYLRLVQDIITDGNLKDGRAGTGTLSKFGCQMRFNLRKTFPFLTTKKVFWRGVVEELLWFISGSTNAKVLQEKGIHIWDGNASRDYLDSVGLKDREEGDLGPFYGFQWRHFGARYTDMHADYTGQGFDQLLDVIDKIRNNPNDRGIVLSAWNPTDLKLMVLPPCHMFVQFYVANGELSCQMYQRSADMGLGVPFSIASYALLTHIIAHVCDLVPGDFIHVIGDAHVYHTHIRPLQEQLHKLPKPFPILKINSEKKDIDSFVAADFELIGYDPHQKIEMKMAV